In a single window of the Bactrocera dorsalis isolate Fly_Bdor chromosome 2, ASM2337382v1, whole genome shotgun sequence genome:
- the LOC105226352 gene encoding carotenoid isomerooxygenase isoform X1, with the protein MHRTQGLHMFIYTICLSRGLNRSSAQVSNCKLSGFDMILRTHEILIICHRSRTPPTYLCALQCDGPKLQRLVAVLYLPFAETIRYNPKQHDPESVRIDGGGRCYPNCASDVWLRSCEQEIIEPIEGHTSGHIPTWLNGSLLRNGPGNWKVGEMMFQHLFDCSALVHRFAIKNGRVTYQNRFVETETLKKNRAAQRIVVTEFGTASVPDPCHSIFDRVSAIFRPDSGSDNSMISIYPFGDEYYTFAETPMMHRINPRTLATEGRICVTDFVGIVNHTSHPHVLPNGTVYNLGTAATKSGPVYNIICFPHGEQMFEDAYVVGSVSCRWKLHPGYMHTFGITEHFFVIVEQPLSVSLTEFVKASLSNQQLAACLKWFEDKPTLFHLLDRETGKLRYTFQSEAFFYLHIINQYEEDNHVVIDICCYKDPEMINCMYLESIMNMQSNPNYASHFRGRPLRFVLPLGVENADVVTFKDRPTNQRRVVKSFTMSGISTHLQPTKMKHSESNYENITNMALNKLQEEEMLEYNTFAGEADDAKTNVDSETMVNLVTLKYSTAQAYQLSNRSIMVRPELLCDWGCETPRINYEKFLAKKYRYFYAISSDVDAENPGTLVKVDVLTKAVQKWCEPNCYPSEPVFVPAPDASAEDDGVVLASMVWGGLNDNRVGLLVLCAKTWTELGRCDFHANGPVPKCLHGWFAPGVV; encoded by the exons ATGCACCGAACGCAAGgtttacatatgtttatatatacaatttgtCTTAGCCGTGGCTTAAATCGCTCGAGTGCTCAAGTATCCAACTGCAAATTATCCGGCTTTGACATGATTTTACGCACTCACGAGATATTGATTATATGCCATCGCAGTCGAACACCGCCCACATACCTATGTGCTCTACAGTGCGATGGTCCTAAGCTGCAGCGCCTAGTGGCAGTGCTTTATTTGCCATTTGCGGAGACA ATCAGATATAATCCAAAGCAACACGATCCCGAATCGGTACGCATCGATGGCGGTGGACGCTGTTATCCAAATTGTGCTTCAGATGTATGGTTGCGCTCGTGCGAACAGGAAATCATTGAGCCCATTGAAGGTCATACCAGCGGGCATATACCCACATGGTTGAATGGCAGCTTATTGCGCAATGGTCCCGGTAATTGGAAGGTGGGTGAAATGATGTTTCAACATTTGTTTGATTGTTCGGCTTTGGTGCATCGGTTCGCAATCAAAAATGGTCGCGTTACATATCAAAATCGTTTTGTGGAGACtgaaacattaaagaaaaatcgtGCAGCACAACGTATAGTAGTAACGGAGTTTGGTACGGCATCGGTACCGGATCCTTGCCATTCGATATTCGATAG AGTCTCCGCGATATTTCGACCTGACAGCGGTTCTGATAACTCAATGATATCTATTTATCCGTTTGGCGATGAGTACTACACCTTTGCGGAGACACCGATGATGCACAG AATTAATCCACGCACCTTAGCAACGGAAGGACGCATCTGTGTAACCGATTTTGTGGGTATCGTAAATCACACATCACACCCGCACGTACTGCCCAATGGAACCGTATACAATCTCGGTACGGCCGCTACCAAATCAGGACCAGtctataatattatttgttttccaCATGGCGAGCAAATGTTCGAAGATGCCTACGTTGTGGGTTCAGTTTCATGTCGTTGGAAACTACATCCTGGCTATATGCACACTTTCG GCATCACCGAGCATTTCTTCGTAATTGTTGAACAGCCACTCTCCGTTTCGCTGACGGAATTTGTTAAAGCCAGCTTATCCAATCAACAACTTGCCGCCTGTCTCAAATGGTTTGAGGACAAGCCTACGCTTTTCCATCTGCTGGATCGCGAGACCGGTAAATTGCGTTACACTTTCCAATCAGAGGCATTCTTCTATCTACACATAATCAATCAGTATGAGGAGGACAATCATGTGGTGATTGACATTTGCTGCTACAAGGATCCCGAAATGATCAACTGCATGTATTTGGAGTCCATTATGAATATGCAATCGAATCCGAATTATGCCTCACATTTTCGTGGACGTCCATTGCGTTTTGTGCTGCCACTAGGTGTGGAGAATGCGGACGTAGTGACGTTCAAAGATCGTCCAACCAATCAACGACGTGTGGTGAAATCTTTCACAATGTCTGGCATTAGTACGCATCTGCAACCGACGAAAATGAAGCATTCCGAGTCGAATTATGAGAATATAACAAATATGGCGCTTAATAAATTGCAAGAAGAAGAGATGCTCGAGTACAATACATTTGCGGGTGAAGCGGATGATGCGAAAACGAATGTGGACAGTGAAACAATGGTGAATTTGGTCACTTTGAAATACAGCACGGCGCAAGCATACCAGCTGAGCAATCGCAGCATAATGGTGCGGCCCGAACTATTGTGCGATTGGGGCTGTGAGACACCGCGCATAAATTATGAGAAGTTTTTGG CCAAAAAGTATCGTTACTTCTATGCGATTAGTTCGGATGTAGATGCTGAGAACCCCGGCACA CTCGTCAAAGTTGATGTGCTCACAAAAGCAGTACAGAAATGGTGCGAACCGAACTGTTATCCCAGCGAGCCAGTCTTTGTGCCCGCGCCAGATGCCAGCGCCGAAGATGATGGCGTGGTATTGGCCTCTATGGTTTGGGGCGGCTTAAATGATAATCGCGTTGGACTGCTGGTGCTATGTGCCAAAACCTGGACTGAGCTGGGTCGTTGCGATTTTCATGCGAATGGACCGGTGCCGAAGTGCCTGCACGGCTGGTTTGCGCCCGGCGTTGTGTAA
- the LOC105226352 gene encoding carotenoid isomerooxygenase isoform X3: MAEGVIKSFIREFFAIRYNPKQHDPESVRIDGGGRCYPNCASDVWLRSCEQEIIEPIEGHTSGHIPTWLNGSLLRNGPGNWKVGEMMFQHLFDCSALVHRFAIKNGRVTYQNRFVETETLKKNRAAQRIVVTEFGTASVPDPCHSIFDRVSAIFRPDSGSDNSMISIYPFGDEYYTFAETPMMHRINPRTLATEGRICVTDFVGIVNHTSHPHVLPNGTVYNLGTAATKSGPVYNIICFPHGEQMFEDAYVVGSVSCRWKLHPGYMHTFGITEHFFVIVEQPLSVSLTEFVKASLSNQQLAACLKWFEDKPTLFHLLDRETGKLRYTFQSEAFFYLHIINQYEEDNHVVIDICCYKDPEMINCMYLESIMNMQSNPNYASHFRGRPLRFVLPLGVENADVVTFKDRPTNQRRVVKSFTMSGISTHLQPTKMKHSESNYENITNMALNKLQEEEMLEYNTFAGEADDAKTNVDSETMVNLVTLKYSTAQAYQLSNRSIMVRPELLCDWGCETPRINYEKFLAKKYRYFYAISSDVDAENPGTLVKVDVLTKAVQKWCEPNCYPSEPVFVPAPDASAEDDGVVLASMVWGGLNDNRVGLLVLCAKTWTELGRCDFHANGPVPKCLHGWFAPGVV; encoded by the exons ATCAGATATAATCCAAAGCAACACGATCCCGAATCGGTACGCATCGATGGCGGTGGACGCTGTTATCCAAATTGTGCTTCAGATGTATGGTTGCGCTCGTGCGAACAGGAAATCATTGAGCCCATTGAAGGTCATACCAGCGGGCATATACCCACATGGTTGAATGGCAGCTTATTGCGCAATGGTCCCGGTAATTGGAAGGTGGGTGAAATGATGTTTCAACATTTGTTTGATTGTTCGGCTTTGGTGCATCGGTTCGCAATCAAAAATGGTCGCGTTACATATCAAAATCGTTTTGTGGAGACtgaaacattaaagaaaaatcgtGCAGCACAACGTATAGTAGTAACGGAGTTTGGTACGGCATCGGTACCGGATCCTTGCCATTCGATATTCGATAG AGTCTCCGCGATATTTCGACCTGACAGCGGTTCTGATAACTCAATGATATCTATTTATCCGTTTGGCGATGAGTACTACACCTTTGCGGAGACACCGATGATGCACAG AATTAATCCACGCACCTTAGCAACGGAAGGACGCATCTGTGTAACCGATTTTGTGGGTATCGTAAATCACACATCACACCCGCACGTACTGCCCAATGGAACCGTATACAATCTCGGTACGGCCGCTACCAAATCAGGACCAGtctataatattatttgttttccaCATGGCGAGCAAATGTTCGAAGATGCCTACGTTGTGGGTTCAGTTTCATGTCGTTGGAAACTACATCCTGGCTATATGCACACTTTCG GCATCACCGAGCATTTCTTCGTAATTGTTGAACAGCCACTCTCCGTTTCGCTGACGGAATTTGTTAAAGCCAGCTTATCCAATCAACAACTTGCCGCCTGTCTCAAATGGTTTGAGGACAAGCCTACGCTTTTCCATCTGCTGGATCGCGAGACCGGTAAATTGCGTTACACTTTCCAATCAGAGGCATTCTTCTATCTACACATAATCAATCAGTATGAGGAGGACAATCATGTGGTGATTGACATTTGCTGCTACAAGGATCCCGAAATGATCAACTGCATGTATTTGGAGTCCATTATGAATATGCAATCGAATCCGAATTATGCCTCACATTTTCGTGGACGTCCATTGCGTTTTGTGCTGCCACTAGGTGTGGAGAATGCGGACGTAGTGACGTTCAAAGATCGTCCAACCAATCAACGACGTGTGGTGAAATCTTTCACAATGTCTGGCATTAGTACGCATCTGCAACCGACGAAAATGAAGCATTCCGAGTCGAATTATGAGAATATAACAAATATGGCGCTTAATAAATTGCAAGAAGAAGAGATGCTCGAGTACAATACATTTGCGGGTGAAGCGGATGATGCGAAAACGAATGTGGACAGTGAAACAATGGTGAATTTGGTCACTTTGAAATACAGCACGGCGCAAGCATACCAGCTGAGCAATCGCAGCATAATGGTGCGGCCCGAACTATTGTGCGATTGGGGCTGTGAGACACCGCGCATAAATTATGAGAAGTTTTTGG CCAAAAAGTATCGTTACTTCTATGCGATTAGTTCGGATGTAGATGCTGAGAACCCCGGCACA CTCGTCAAAGTTGATGTGCTCACAAAAGCAGTACAGAAATGGTGCGAACCGAACTGTTATCCCAGCGAGCCAGTCTTTGTGCCCGCGCCAGATGCCAGCGCCGAAGATGATGGCGTGGTATTGGCCTCTATGGTTTGGGGCGGCTTAAATGATAATCGCGTTGGACTGCTGGTGCTATGTGCCAAAACCTGGACTGAGCTGGGTCGTTGCGATTTTCATGCGAATGGACCGGTGCCGAAGTGCCTGCACGGCTGGTTTGCGCCCGGCGTTGTGTAA
- the LOC105226352 gene encoding carotenoid isomerooxygenase isoform X2, with the protein MYLLAILCIVKYICLRIQEWFLPKIRYNPKQHDPESVRIDGGGRCYPNCASDVWLRSCEQEIIEPIEGHTSGHIPTWLNGSLLRNGPGNWKVGEMMFQHLFDCSALVHRFAIKNGRVTYQNRFVETETLKKNRAAQRIVVTEFGTASVPDPCHSIFDRVSAIFRPDSGSDNSMISIYPFGDEYYTFAETPMMHRINPRTLATEGRICVTDFVGIVNHTSHPHVLPNGTVYNLGTAATKSGPVYNIICFPHGEQMFEDAYVVGSVSCRWKLHPGYMHTFGITEHFFVIVEQPLSVSLTEFVKASLSNQQLAACLKWFEDKPTLFHLLDRETGKLRYTFQSEAFFYLHIINQYEEDNHVVIDICCYKDPEMINCMYLESIMNMQSNPNYASHFRGRPLRFVLPLGVENADVVTFKDRPTNQRRVVKSFTMSGISTHLQPTKMKHSESNYENITNMALNKLQEEEMLEYNTFAGEADDAKTNVDSETMVNLVTLKYSTAQAYQLSNRSIMVRPELLCDWGCETPRINYEKFLAKKYRYFYAISSDVDAENPGTLVKVDVLTKAVQKWCEPNCYPSEPVFVPAPDASAEDDGVVLASMVWGGLNDNRVGLLVLCAKTWTELGRCDFHANGPVPKCLHGWFAPGVV; encoded by the exons ATGTATTTGCTTGCTATCCTTtgtattgtaaaatatatttgtctGCGCATACAAGAATGGTTTCTTCCAAAG ATCAGATATAATCCAAAGCAACACGATCCCGAATCGGTACGCATCGATGGCGGTGGACGCTGTTATCCAAATTGTGCTTCAGATGTATGGTTGCGCTCGTGCGAACAGGAAATCATTGAGCCCATTGAAGGTCATACCAGCGGGCATATACCCACATGGTTGAATGGCAGCTTATTGCGCAATGGTCCCGGTAATTGGAAGGTGGGTGAAATGATGTTTCAACATTTGTTTGATTGTTCGGCTTTGGTGCATCGGTTCGCAATCAAAAATGGTCGCGTTACATATCAAAATCGTTTTGTGGAGACtgaaacattaaagaaaaatcgtGCAGCACAACGTATAGTAGTAACGGAGTTTGGTACGGCATCGGTACCGGATCCTTGCCATTCGATATTCGATAG AGTCTCCGCGATATTTCGACCTGACAGCGGTTCTGATAACTCAATGATATCTATTTATCCGTTTGGCGATGAGTACTACACCTTTGCGGAGACACCGATGATGCACAG AATTAATCCACGCACCTTAGCAACGGAAGGACGCATCTGTGTAACCGATTTTGTGGGTATCGTAAATCACACATCACACCCGCACGTACTGCCCAATGGAACCGTATACAATCTCGGTACGGCCGCTACCAAATCAGGACCAGtctataatattatttgttttccaCATGGCGAGCAAATGTTCGAAGATGCCTACGTTGTGGGTTCAGTTTCATGTCGTTGGAAACTACATCCTGGCTATATGCACACTTTCG GCATCACCGAGCATTTCTTCGTAATTGTTGAACAGCCACTCTCCGTTTCGCTGACGGAATTTGTTAAAGCCAGCTTATCCAATCAACAACTTGCCGCCTGTCTCAAATGGTTTGAGGACAAGCCTACGCTTTTCCATCTGCTGGATCGCGAGACCGGTAAATTGCGTTACACTTTCCAATCAGAGGCATTCTTCTATCTACACATAATCAATCAGTATGAGGAGGACAATCATGTGGTGATTGACATTTGCTGCTACAAGGATCCCGAAATGATCAACTGCATGTATTTGGAGTCCATTATGAATATGCAATCGAATCCGAATTATGCCTCACATTTTCGTGGACGTCCATTGCGTTTTGTGCTGCCACTAGGTGTGGAGAATGCGGACGTAGTGACGTTCAAAGATCGTCCAACCAATCAACGACGTGTGGTGAAATCTTTCACAATGTCTGGCATTAGTACGCATCTGCAACCGACGAAAATGAAGCATTCCGAGTCGAATTATGAGAATATAACAAATATGGCGCTTAATAAATTGCAAGAAGAAGAGATGCTCGAGTACAATACATTTGCGGGTGAAGCGGATGATGCGAAAACGAATGTGGACAGTGAAACAATGGTGAATTTGGTCACTTTGAAATACAGCACGGCGCAAGCATACCAGCTGAGCAATCGCAGCATAATGGTGCGGCCCGAACTATTGTGCGATTGGGGCTGTGAGACACCGCGCATAAATTATGAGAAGTTTTTGG CCAAAAAGTATCGTTACTTCTATGCGATTAGTTCGGATGTAGATGCTGAGAACCCCGGCACA CTCGTCAAAGTTGATGTGCTCACAAAAGCAGTACAGAAATGGTGCGAACCGAACTGTTATCCCAGCGAGCCAGTCTTTGTGCCCGCGCCAGATGCCAGCGCCGAAGATGATGGCGTGGTATTGGCCTCTATGGTTTGGGGCGGCTTAAATGATAATCGCGTTGGACTGCTGGTGCTATGTGCCAAAACCTGGACTGAGCTGGGTCGTTGCGATTTTCATGCGAATGGACCGGTGCCGAAGTGCCTGCACGGCTGGTTTGCGCCCGGCGTTGTGTAA